TATCCGATACGAAATCGATCCTGAGTTGTTTGGTCATAGACGCCACCTTTGTGTTCGTTGCGGCACCTGGGTGCCAGATGGCGATATGGTAACGCGAGTGGGTGCTTGCGTGGCGTACGCTGGCGAAGGCGAAGGCGAAGGCCGCCAGCCTCAGCTTTTCTTCGCCCCCGCCGACTTCGCGCCTATCTTCGACTCTTTGCCCGCCACCAGGTTGGCGATATTGCCGCTATGCCGGTACAGCAGCAGCGCGCTCATGGTCACCACCGCGAACAGGATCTCGTCCACGCCGAACAGCAGTCCGTAATAAAACGGTGCGAACACCGAAGCGATCAGCGCCGCCAATGACGAATAGCGGAAGGCATACGCCACGATCAGCCAGGTGGCCAGGGTCGCCAGTCCGAGCCAGACGTTAATCCCGAGCAGCACGCCCAGCGCCGTCGCCACGCCCTTGCCGCCGACGAAGCGGAAAAATACCGGCCACAGGTGGCCCAGGAACACGGCAATGGCAACCAGCGCTACGGCGCCGTCGTCGAGACCAAATTGCGGACCATATTCGATCGTGAGCCAGACCGCCAGCCAGCCCTTGAAGCCGTCGCCGATCAGGGTGGCGATCGCGGCTTTCTTGTTACCGCTGCGCAGCACATTGGTCGCGCCCGGGTTCTTGGAGCCGTAGGTGCGCGGGTCGGACAGGCGGAACACCCGGCTCATCACGACCGCAAAGGAAATCGAGCCGATCAGGTAAGCGGCAATGGTGGCTATCAGGGTAGGCATCTGGTCTATTGGGTTTGGTGTCGCTTCAAAATTGCCAAGTAGCATAGGGCGCACGGAATATACACCATCGGATAGCCGCCCGGTAGCTCACTCGGCCAGCGCGCATTGCACCGGGCGCGCGCCGAGTAGATCGCTCAGGACCGCGGGATCGATGCCAACCAGATAGCCGCGCCGGCCGCCGTTGATGTAGATTCTGTCGAGCGCCAGCACCGATGCCTCGACATACACCGGCATCGGCTTGCGGGTGCCAAATGGCGAGGTGCCGCCCACCAGGTAGCCCGAATGGCGCTGCGCCACATCGATCTTGCAGGGCTCGA
Above is a genomic segment from Massilia sp. H6 containing:
- the plsY gene encoding glycerol-3-phosphate 1-O-acyltransferase PlsY; the protein is MPTLIATIAAYLIGSISFAVVMSRVFRLSDPRTYGSKNPGATNVLRSGNKKAAIATLIGDGFKGWLAVWLTIEYGPQFGLDDGAVALVAIAVFLGHLWPVFFRFVGGKGVATALGVLLGINVWLGLATLATWLIVAYAFRYSSLAALIASVFAPFYYGLLFGVDEILFAVVTMSALLLYRHSGNIANLVAGKESKIGAKSAGAKKS